One window of Helicobacter winghamensis ATCC BAA-430 genomic DNA carries:
- the hisB gene encoding imidazoleglycerol-phosphate dehydratase HisB yields MQTLTRNTKETQITASLEVYGKGNGEIKSGIGFFNHMLESLCKHASWNLNLNCKGDLEVDFHHSVEDCGIVIGTLLKQALFPISQIERFGNASIVMDEACVECDLDLSNRPFLVYKVPVSGKVGEFDSELAEEFFRAVVQNAGISAHIIAKRGKNQHHLIEASFKAFAVALRRACVKNNALGIPSTKGVL; encoded by the coding sequence ATGCAAACATTAACACGCAACACAAAAGAAACACAGATCACCGCTTCTTTAGAAGTGTATGGAAAGGGTAATGGGGAGATTAAAAGTGGAATCGGATTTTTTAACCATATGCTAGAATCTCTTTGCAAGCACGCAAGTTGGAATCTAAATCTTAATTGCAAGGGAGATTTAGAAGTAGATTTTCATCACAGCGTGGAAGATTGCGGAATTGTTATAGGAACATTGCTAAAACAAGCACTTTTTCCCATTAGCCAAATAGAACGCTTTGGTAATGCCAGCATTGTAATGGATGAAGCATGCGTAGAATGCGACTTAGACTTAAGCAATCGCCCTTTTTTAGTGTATAAAGTCCCTGTTAGTGGCAAGGTTGGGGAGTTTGATTCCGAGTTAGCAGAGGAATTTTTTCGTGCTGTTGTGCAAAATGCTGGAATCTCAGCACATATCATTGCAAAAAGAGGAAAAAATCAGCACCATTTAATTGAAGCTTCTTTTAAAGCCTTTGCAGTGGCATTGCGTAGGGCTTGCGTGAAAAATAATGCGCTTGGAATCCCTAGCACAAAGGGCGTGCTATGA
- a CDS encoding LptA/OstA family protein — translation MKFLVGILILGIFAFADEIEVSAQEFIGDEKKKLTHLKGNVEIKRASDRLIANEAFVYLDSNNRPNKMQAIGNVRFWFALKDGREIEGESNEALYFPNTQEYQILGNAIVREIGKQNIVRGDKIIVRQKVGYINVIGNDKKPARLIFKLDKEK, via the coding sequence ATGAAATTTTTAGTTGGAATCCTGATTTTAGGGATTTTTGCGTTTGCTGATGAAATTGAGGTGAGCGCACAAGAATTTATCGGTGATGAGAAAAAAAAACTTACACATTTAAAAGGGAATGTAGAAATTAAACGCGCAAGCGATCGTTTGATTGCCAATGAAGCCTTTGTATATTTAGATTCCAACAATCGCCCTAATAAAATGCAAGCCATTGGCAATGTGCGTTTTTGGTTCGCATTAAAAGATGGAAGAGAAATTGAAGGGGAATCTAATGAAGCCTTATACTTTCCAAACACGCAAGAATATCAAATTTTAGGCAATGCAATTGTGCGAGAAATCGGCAAACAAAATATTGTGCGTGGTGATAAAATCATAGTTCGCCAAAAAGTTGGCTATATCAATGTAATAGGTAATGACAAAAAACCAGCACGACTAATTTTTAAGCTTGACAAAGAGAAATAA
- a CDS encoding KdsC family phosphatase, with translation MIRLIVLDVDGTLSDGSIIYSDSGAEIKAFNVKDGLGIAAWIKLGREVAIITGRESKLVENRAKELKVTYIKQGIKDKAQALKEILEQANISLDEVAIIGDDLNDLSMLRLVKHSYAPKDAVKLVRQNVCKVLKQKGGKGAVRAMIDELIKKENLEKKLYELFA, from the coding sequence ATGATTAGACTTATTGTCTTAGATGTAGATGGCACTTTGAGTGATGGAAGCATTATTTATAGCGATAGTGGAGCAGAAATTAAAGCTTTTAATGTCAAAGATGGCTTAGGCATTGCAGCTTGGATTAAGCTTGGGAGAGAAGTTGCGATTATCACAGGAAGGGAATCTAAACTTGTAGAAAATCGCGCTAAAGAGTTAAAAGTTACCTACATTAAACAAGGAATTAAAGACAAGGCACAAGCCCTAAAAGAAATTTTAGAGCAAGCAAATATTTCCTTAGATGAAGTCGCAATTATCGGTGATGATTTAAATGATTTAAGTATGTTAAGACTTGTTAAGCACTCTTATGCTCCAAAAGATGCTGTAAAACTTGTTAGGCAAAATGTCTGCAAAGTGCTTAAGCAAAAGGGCGGCAAAGGTGCTGTGCGTGCGATGATTGATGAACTTATCAAAAAAGAAAATTTAGAGAAAAAACTTTATGAACTCTTTGCTTAA
- a CDS encoding lytic transglycosylase domain-containing protein, which yields MKFFYVLLCLLTFITSSFAQFDDLSYDIHSEEVLKTFEVEPDFLNNPYFLDVKNTFFNDTHQNYLLAKFKDGQEFIPTLKEMFLKEGIPQEFLYLAMIESGFSLTAKSNKRAIGMWQFMPKTAQSLGLSINAQIDERKDPIKSTQAAIAYLKYLKASFGKWYLAAIAYNCGDGRLRRAIEKAGSDSLSVLLDPNEKYIPLESRMYIRKILSVSLFFHNIDTLKTNDYDYFLNRGANSLLATIKVAPATPLSQIAAKAGIPLNKLKRYNPQFKRAITPTFAKTYSVHLPYQFLAQYKENAQNQEIKVKPYLVHRVGKGDTMYSIAKRYGVPSKQIAQHNGILNSNTLSINQEIVIPLNKG from the coding sequence ATGAAATTTTTTTATGTTTTACTTTGTTTGCTAACTTTTATAACTTCTAGTTTCGCGCAATTTGATGATTTAAGCTATGATATACATAGTGAAGAAGTACTAAAAACCTTTGAAGTAGAACCAGATTTTTTAAATAACCCCTACTTTCTTGATGTAAAAAACACATTTTTTAACGATACACATCAAAACTATTTACTTGCGAAGTTTAAAGACGGACAAGAGTTTATTCCAACCTTGAAAGAAATGTTTTTAAAGGAAGGTATTCCCCAAGAATTTTTATATCTTGCAATGATAGAATCAGGCTTTTCACTCACGGCAAAATCTAACAAACGCGCCATAGGAATGTGGCAGTTTATGCCAAAAACTGCGCAATCCTTGGGACTTTCCATTAATGCACAAATTGATGAACGCAAAGATCCCATTAAATCCACACAAGCTGCCATTGCGTATCTAAAATATCTCAAAGCTTCTTTTGGCAAATGGTATCTAGCCGCTATTGCATATAATTGTGGAGATGGGCGCTTAAGAAGAGCAATAGAAAAGGCAGGAAGCGACTCACTAAGTGTACTCTTAGATCCAAATGAGAAATACATTCCACTAGAAAGCAGAATGTATATCCGCAAAATCCTATCAGTTTCCTTATTTTTTCACAATATTGATACATTAAAAACAAATGATTATGACTACTTCTTAAATCGTGGAGCAAACTCTCTTCTAGCAACCATTAAAGTAGCTCCTGCCACACCACTTAGCCAAATTGCTGCTAAAGCTGGAATTCCTTTAAACAAATTAAAGCGCTATAACCCGCAATTTAAACGCGCAATCACCCCAACATTCGCCAAAACTTATAGCGTGCATTTACCCTATCAATTCCTAGCCCAATACAAAGAGAACGCCCAAAATCAAGAGATTAAAGTCAAACCTTATCTTGTGCATCGCGTAGGCAAGGGAGATACAATGTATTCTATTGCTAAACGCTACGGTGTCCCAAGCAAGCAAATCGCACAACACAATGGAATCCTAAATAGCAATACACTCTCTATCAATCAAGAGATTGTAATTCCACTAAATAAGGGATAA
- the mrdA gene encoding penicillin-binding protein 2, protein MNSRILFLFSAFVLFWLLLLIKIFDISILEHKNFEDQASKNMLRQEPIIPIRGQILDRNGLPLATNTVGFSISLPPRLSLRANLPILEQETEKLLAFFPKYSKEELIKKYRQKDSPYNHEFIPVIDFVGHEEILKYYPKLSQSNTLRIVPLARRFYPNNATASHIIGYVSRANQKDIEKQPIAKYTGNIGKEGLERQYDTFLQGELGERIVKVTALNQEVGVVSHKEAIENRVLITTLDIKLQSAMDSIFSNKNGAAIIMDALNGEILAAGSYPEYNLNHFIGGISHENWNALRDNPHKPLINKFINGLYPPGSVIKMGMGLALLEYTDINENTEIKTPPFIELGGRKFRDWKKEGHESADLYKAIKRSVDVYFYLLAQRTDFENIASVLKKMGLGEKTGVDLPNEFIGIVPSPSFKKKRYKQDWFAGDSVVSSIGQGLFLTTPLQIANYTALIASGKLPTPHFVKNTQEALPKDVLNAFEKSKLPILREGMRQVCSEIGGTAFYATRESKAHLACKTGTAQVVGISQEDKARIKEEDMEYFHRSQAWITAFLPADNPRYVITIMVEHGGSGSGTGGPVLAKLSNALVDLGYVKPYKKASKSLNKNDLNFELEAE, encoded by the coding sequence ATGAATTCACGCATTCTTTTTCTCTTTAGCGCCTTTGTATTGTTTTGGCTTTTATTATTGATTAAAATCTTTGACATTAGCATTTTAGAACATAAAAACTTTGAAGATCAAGCGAGTAAAAATATGCTCCGCCAAGAACCCATTATCCCAATCCGCGGACAAATCTTAGATCGCAATGGGCTTCCTCTTGCTACAAACACCGTAGGTTTTAGTATATCCTTGCCACCACGCCTATCTTTACGCGCAAATCTGCCCATTTTAGAGCAAGAGACAGAAAAGCTCTTAGCTTTTTTTCCAAAATATTCCAAAGAAGAGTTAATTAAAAAATATCGGCAAAAAGACTCCCCTTACAACCACGAGTTTATCCCAGTGATTGACTTTGTAGGGCACGAAGAGATTTTGAAATATTATCCTAAACTTAGCCAAAGCAATACACTCCGCATAGTCCCATTAGCACGCCGTTTTTACCCAAACAATGCCACTGCTTCACATATTATAGGCTATGTGAGTCGCGCAAATCAAAAAGACATAGAAAAACAGCCCATCGCAAAATACACAGGAAATATCGGTAAAGAAGGCTTGGAGCGACAATACGACACTTTTTTGCAAGGTGAGCTAGGCGAAAGGATTGTTAAAGTTACTGCACTCAATCAGGAAGTAGGTGTAGTCTCCCATAAAGAAGCTATTGAAAATCGTGTTCTCATCACAACACTTGATATAAAGCTTCAAAGCGCAATGGATTCCATCTTTAGCAATAAAAATGGAGCGGCAATTATTATGGACGCCCTTAATGGAGAGATTTTAGCAGCTGGAAGTTATCCAGAATATAATTTAAATCATTTTATAGGTGGAATCTCTCATGAAAACTGGAATGCATTGCGTGATAATCCCCATAAACCGCTTATTAATAAGTTTATAAATGGTTTATATCCTCCCGGCTCCGTTATTAAAATGGGAATGGGTTTAGCCCTTTTAGAATATACCGATATTAATGAAAACACTGAAATTAAAACTCCCCCCTTTATTGAGCTAGGTGGGAGAAAATTCCGAGATTGGAAAAAAGAGGGACACGAAAGTGCTGATTTATACAAAGCGATTAAACGCAGCGTTGATGTGTATTTTTACCTTTTAGCCCAACGCACAGATTTTGAAAACATTGCTAGCGTGTTAAAGAAAATGGGCTTAGGCGAAAAGACAGGTGTGGATTTACCCAATGAATTTATAGGAATCGTGCCAAGCCCTTCTTTTAAAAAGAAGCGTTACAAGCAAGACTGGTTTGCAGGCGATAGCGTTGTTAGCTCCATAGGACAGGGCTTGTTTCTAACCACCCCCTTACAGATTGCAAACTACACCGCCCTAATTGCAAGCGGCAAGCTTCCCACTCCCCATTTTGTCAAAAATACACAAGAAGCATTGCCAAAAGATGTGCTAAATGCGTTTGAAAAAAGCAAGCTTCCCATTTTGCGCGAAGGAATGCGTCAAGTGTGTTCTGAAATCGGTGGCACAGCATTTTATGCAACAAGAGAATCTAAGGCTCATCTAGCTTGCAAAACCGGAACTGCGCAAGTTGTTGGAATCTCACAAGAAGATAAAGCAAGAATCAAAGAAGAAGATATGGAATATTTTCACCGCTCACAAGCGTGGATTACAGCATTTTTACCCGCTGATAACCCTCGCTATGTGATTACTATAATGGTAGAACACGGAGGAAGTGGAAGTGGAACAGGTGGTCCAGTGCTTGCAAAGCTTTCAAATGCTCTTGTGGATTTAGGCTATGTTAAACCTTACAAAAAAGCTTCTAAATCCCTAAATAAAAACGATTTAAACTTTGAATTAGAAGCGGAATAA
- a CDS encoding GNAT family N-acetyltransferase: MIITQPVLNDIPAMREIVRPEVERGVILERSAEVMANMIRSYRVAWEEQEVLKNKEFLDSNFGKLILENKLLRAMKNPIMLGFCALHLHSTTLAEIRSLIVTPKAQRLGVATALIRDCEKEAKALGIKEILVLTYKRTLFEKLDFMEISKDKIPNQKIWADCILCKHFPLCEEIALIKEI, from the coding sequence ATGATTATTACACAGCCTGTATTAAATGATATTCCAGCAATGCGTGAAATTGTTCGCCCAGAAGTAGAAAGAGGCGTGATTTTAGAGAGAAGTGCCGAAGTTATGGCAAATATGATTCGCTCTTATCGCGTTGCTTGGGAAGAACAAGAAGTTTTAAAGAATAAAGAATTTTTGGATTCCAACTTTGGCAAACTCATCTTAGAAAACAAGCTCTTAAGAGCGATGAAAAACCCCATAATGTTAGGTTTTTGTGCCTTGCATTTACATTCTACCACACTTGCTGAAATTAGAAGTTTAATTGTTACTCCTAAAGCTCAACGGCTAGGGGTTGCCACAGCACTGATTAGAGATTGTGAAAAAGAAGCCAAAGCACTTGGAATCAAAGAAATCTTAGTGCTAACCTACAAACGCACACTCTTTGAAAAGCTTGATTTTATGGAGATTAGCAAAGATAAAATTCCTAATCAAAAAATTTGGGCGGATTGTATTTTATGCAAACATTTTCCACTATGCGAAGAAATAGCACTGATAAAAGAAATCTAA
- a CDS encoding ferritin-like domain-containing protein, which produces MPTNTIFMGEIPLGKLFFMRLENAFLLALENATLEVVSDFDNLESELNAWCRLKGEKFIQKTPLKHCSSYTLQKQSKNAFTPLKTDSILSLAPSNFGLSARDSIPQIASPEYDFMLSHKESVWSENLTRLYEDSKVAQWNATSEIEWGAIPTYDKSLEFAIAQVMTYLVENEFSALYVPAKFLPKVSPYYTEVPLLLSSIIGDEARHIEVFIKRAKATGLGLQYSTLTTQQSLYTLFKEENYFVSSFLLHIMGEGTFVDLLHFLEEHIPDAPTKKLLRLARKDEMRHVAYGMAHIKQGLSENPNKIVLLKRSVLERRSYLDELSGESTLLLESLAVIAGGGNSPNAIKRGFEALEELKKKMEKNRTKRLIECRIDEELARELSKAHTPNFM; this is translated from the coding sequence ATGCCTACAAATACAATTTTTATGGGAGAGATTCCTTTAGGAAAACTCTTTTTTATGCGCCTTGAAAATGCGTTTTTACTTGCTTTGGAGAATGCAACGCTTGAAGTGGTAAGTGATTTTGATAATTTAGAGTCCGAGCTTAATGCGTGGTGCCGTTTAAAGGGCGAAAAGTTCATTCAAAAAACCCCTTTAAAGCATTGCTCTAGCTACACGCTTCAAAAGCAATCTAAAAATGCTTTCACGCCTTTAAAAACCGATTCTATCTTGTCTCTTGCGCCAAGTAATTTTGGGCTAAGTGCTAGGGATTCTATACCACAGATTGCAAGCCCAGAGTATGACTTTATGTTAAGCCACAAAGAGAGCGTTTGGAGTGAGAATCTAACACGTCTTTATGAAGACTCTAAAGTGGCACAATGGAATGCAACAAGTGAGATTGAGTGGGGTGCGATTCCAACTTATGATAAATCCTTAGAATTTGCCATTGCGCAAGTTATGACTTATCTCGTAGAAAATGAGTTTTCCGCCCTTTATGTGCCTGCAAAATTTTTACCAAAAGTTTCGCCTTATTACACAGAAGTGCCTTTACTCCTCTCTAGTATTATCGGTGATGAAGCAAGGCATATTGAAGTTTTCATTAAGCGTGCAAAAGCCACAGGTTTAGGGCTTCAATACTCTACGCTAACTACTCAGCAAAGCCTTTATACGCTTTTTAAAGAAGAAAATTACTTTGTTTCTAGTTTTTTGTTACACATTATGGGAGAGGGGACTTTTGTAGATTTGTTACATTTTTTAGAAGAGCATATCCCTGATGCGCCGACAAAAAAGCTTTTGCGCCTTGCAAGAAAAGATGAAATGCGCCATGTTGCCTATGGAATGGCACATATTAAGCAAGGTTTAAGCGAAAATCCTAACAAAATCGTGCTTTTAAAACGCTCTGTGTTAGAGCGGAGAAGTTATTTAGATGAATTAAGTGGGGAATCTACGCTTTTATTGGAGTCATTAGCTGTAATTGCTGGTGGTGGAAATTCTCCAAATGCTATAAAAAGAGGATTTGAAGCCTTAGAAGAGTTAAAGAAAAAAATGGAAAAAAATCGCACAAAACGCTTGATAGAATGCAGAATTGATGAAGAGCTTGCAAGGGAGTTAAGCAAGGCACATACACCAAACTTTATGTGA
- a CDS encoding septal ring lytic transglycosylase RlpA family protein, with protein sequence MQIIGIFFKVFSGIFIAILLLGGCGSKRTNIPYNGGAPNYGSMNNSAQSQKATMRPYQINGKWYYPTTVTLGETYDGIASWYGPKFHGKKTSNGETYSMYAHTAAHKTLPMNTIVRVTSKENGRSTIVRINDRGPFIAGRIIDLSKSAAEDIDMMAKGTARVRVEVIGFNGTISNSLPLNQETIARSEYKVATTQKTIQLSQFLVQIGAFRRKEGAQSYQKSHTDIHGYHAIIKEYMLDGAPIYRVMLSGFKSEEEARDFIASQKIAGAFITTE encoded by the coding sequence ATGCAAATTATTGGAATCTTTTTTAAAGTTTTTTCAGGGATTTTCATAGCAATTTTACTGCTTGGTGGCTGTGGCTCCAAGAGAACAAACATTCCTTATAATGGCGGTGCTCCTAATTATGGCTCAATGAACAATAGCGCACAATCACAAAAAGCCACAATGCGTCCTTATCAAATCAATGGCAAATGGTATTATCCCACAACCGTAACACTAGGAGAAACTTATGATGGAATCGCAAGTTGGTATGGTCCAAAGTTTCACGGCAAAAAAACTTCCAATGGAGAAACTTATAGTATGTATGCACACACTGCTGCACATAAAACCCTGCCAATGAATACGATTGTGCGCGTAACGAGCAAAGAGAATGGTCGATCAACAATTGTGCGCATTAATGATAGAGGTCCTTTTATTGCAGGCAGAATTATTGATTTATCCAAAAGCGCTGCAGAAGATATTGATATGATGGCAAAAGGCACAGCGCGTGTGCGTGTAGAAGTTATCGGATTTAATGGCACAATCTCCAATTCTTTACCGCTCAACCAAGAAACCATTGCACGCAGTGAATACAAGGTTGCTACAACACAAAAAACAATACAACTCTCACAATTCCTTGTGCAAATTGGGGCATTTAGGCGCAAAGAAGGCGCGCAAAGCTACCAAAAAAGCCACACTGATATACACGGCTATCACGCCATCATTAAAGAATATATGCTTGATGGCGCACCCATTTATCGCGTAATGTTAAGTGGATTTAAAAGTGAGGAAGAAGCAAGGGATTTTATTGCTTCACAAAAAATTGCAGGTGCATTTATCACCACAGAATAG
- a CDS encoding acyl-CoA dehydrogenase family protein, which translates to MLEKETLLDSTLAFGAEFVAPVTQDADLQGKFPKSAYDALKQKGYMGLLVPKEYGGLGGGNFEHTQVCYALAQYCATTALCYMMHNTSVAGLCASGSDELKQEFLPKVAKGEIAFALAFSESGSGTHFGEPDITEELSGEDRILNGRKSFVTSAQNADYYLTYTNSCINQGAKNIWLVHKDSNNLLHEENVWNGLGMRGNASKPVQYNGVRVSEHLRVGKEGDGESATGAVLMHFITGLAAVYSGLAKAAYDCALEHTKTRQYTNKTSLSDVELVKIHLADMYAKVQSGIALALDAASSFDKGADDAVVKIFASRINATHNVLDVCTLAMRLGGGKAYSKLLPLERYMRDALASQVMAPSLDVLKVWLGNAITK; encoded by the coding sequence ATGCTAGAGAAAGAAACACTTTTGGATTCCACACTTGCCTTTGGAGCGGAGTTTGTCGCACCTGTTACACAAGATGCTGATTTGCAAGGAAAGTTTCCAAAATCTGCTTATGATGCCTTAAAACAAAAGGGTTATATGGGGCTTTTAGTGCCAAAGGAATATGGCGGTTTAGGTGGAGGAAACTTTGAACATACTCAGGTTTGCTATGCTTTGGCACAATATTGTGCTACAACAGCACTTTGCTATATGATGCACAATACTTCTGTGGCGGGGCTTTGCGCGAGCGGTTCTGATGAGCTAAAGCAAGAGTTTTTGCCAAAGGTTGCTAAAGGGGAGATTGCCTTTGCTCTTGCCTTTAGTGAAAGTGGCTCTGGGACACATTTTGGAGAGCCTGATATTACAGAAGAATTAAGTGGTGAAGATAGAATCCTAAATGGGCGAAAGAGCTTTGTAACTTCTGCGCAAAATGCGGATTATTATCTAACTTATACAAATTCCTGCATTAATCAAGGTGCAAAAAATATTTGGCTTGTGCATAAGGATTCTAACAATCTTTTGCACGAAGAAAATGTATGGAATGGTCTTGGAATGCGTGGTAATGCTTCAAAGCCTGTGCAATATAATGGTGTGCGTGTGAGTGAGCATTTAAGAGTGGGTAAAGAAGGAGACGGGGAGAGTGCTACTGGGGCTGTTTTAATGCATTTTATTACTGGACTTGCAGCAGTGTATAGCGGACTTGCAAAAGCGGCGTATGATTGTGCGTTAGAACATACAAAAACAAGACAATACACAAACAAGACTTCTCTTAGTGATGTGGAGCTTGTGAAAATCCACTTAGCTGATATGTATGCTAAGGTTCAAAGTGGAATTGCATTAGCACTTGATGCGGCAAGTAGCTTTGATAAAGGTGCTGATGATGCGGTTGTAAAAATCTTTGCTTCGCGCATTAATGCAACACATAATGTCTTAGATGTCTGCACTCTTGCAATGCGTTTAGGCGGTGGAAAGGCATATAGCAAGCTTTTGCCACTTGAACGCTATATGCGTGATGCGCTTGCTTCACAAGTTATGGCACCTAGTCTTGATGTGTTAAAGGTATGGCTAGGTAATGCGATTACAAAATAA
- the coaBC gene encoding bifunctional phosphopantothenoylcysteine decarboxylase/phosphopantothenate--cysteine ligase CoaBC, translating to MKQTIQNLGQLLKGKKIALGVCGSVAIYKSLELIRILQKLGASVRVVMSKGAADFIQPLLFEAISHHSVLTQSTQSWGEIPHNHIELATWADLFVIAPCSANTLNKIACGIADNVLLESFLAFDKLKCIAPAANTKMLENKATMESLRLLKQREITLIAPQCKELACQTIGNGALAEPLEIAYQILRAFYQNPFWKQARVCVSGGGSKENIDAVRYLSNYSSGKMGACIALVAYFLGAKVEFISSQFPFILPLNLQTQAVQSTQEYLEAIKQWQNMESKTQNFLFMSAAISDYLPKNQVKEKLKKQELGQEWNLKLIENQDILATLPKTQKTIGFKLESKDGIQNAKNALKHKGLDAICLNTITQSHNPLNANNNQLLWISNSFVKDLGFCDKLSLAFKILEQAQYL from the coding sequence ATGAAGCAAACAATCCAAAACTTAGGACAACTCTTAAAGGGCAAAAAAATCGCACTTGGCGTGTGTGGAAGCGTGGCAATTTATAAAAGCTTGGAACTTATACGCATTTTACAAAAACTAGGTGCTAGCGTGCGCGTGGTGATGAGTAAGGGAGCAGCGGATTTTATCCAACCCTTACTTTTTGAGGCTATTTCACACCATAGTGTGCTAACACAAAGCACACAAAGCTGGGGGGAGATTCCACACAATCACATTGAACTTGCCACTTGGGCAGATTTATTTGTAATCGCTCCTTGTAGCGCAAACACGCTTAATAAAATCGCCTGCGGAATTGCAGATAATGTGCTATTAGAGAGTTTTTTAGCCTTTGATAAGCTTAAATGCATTGCCCCAGCAGCAAATACAAAAATGCTAGAAAACAAAGCAACTATGGAATCTCTAAGGCTTTTGAAGCAAAGAGAAATAACACTCATCGCTCCACAATGTAAAGAACTAGCTTGCCAAACAATCGGAAATGGCGCATTAGCAGAGCCTTTAGAAATTGCTTATCAAATCTTGCGCGCCTTTTATCAAAACCCTTTTTGGAAGCAAGCGCGTGTATGTGTAAGTGGCGGTGGCAGCAAAGAAAACATTGATGCAGTGCGTTATCTCTCTAATTATTCTAGTGGCAAAATGGGGGCTTGTATTGCGCTTGTAGCGTATTTTTTAGGTGCAAAAGTAGAGTTTATAAGCTCACAATTCCCCTTTATTTTGCCACTAAATCTACAAACACAAGCTGTGCAATCCACACAAGAATATTTAGAAGCAATCAAACAATGGCAAAATATGGAATCCAAAACACAAAATTTTTTGTTTATGAGTGCGGCAATTAGCGATTATCTCCCTAAAAATCAAGTTAAAGAAAAGCTAAAAAAGCAAGAATTAGGGCAGGAATGGAATCTTAAACTAATAGAAAACCAAGATATTTTAGCCACACTTCCTAAAACACAAAAAACAATCGGCTTTAAGTTGGAATCCAAAGATGGAATCCAAAATGCTAAAAATGCCCTAAAACACAAGGGCTTAGACGCCATTTGCCTAAACACAATCACACAAAGCCATAATCCTCTAAATGCTAATAACAATCAGCTTTTATGGATTAGCAATTCGTTTGTTAAAGATTTAGGATTTTGCGATAAACTAAGCCTAGCATTTAAAATCTTAGAACAGGCGCAGTATTTATGA
- the yihA gene encoding ribosome biogenesis GTP-binding protein YihA/YsxC, whose product MLKNASFLTSAQNLSQCPPPMLSEVAFLGRSNVGKSTLINLLCNQKNLAKSSSTPGKTQLINFFATQWKANSQDSTQEVLKLMFVDLPGFGYAKVAKSQKELWNRNLVEFLRKRDCIRLFVHLVDSRHPSLEIDANLVAFVEQFLRGDQRFVQVFTKFDKLNVNEQNKLKAAFPNALFSSSLKKHNTPKIADFIVANTLGYAL is encoded by the coding sequence ATCCTAAAAAACGCAAGCTTTCTAACTTCGGCGCAAAATCTCTCGCAATGCCCTCCGCCTATGCTCTCAGAAGTTGCGTTTTTAGGGCGAAGCAATGTAGGAAAAAGCACGCTTATTAATCTCTTATGCAACCAAAAAAACCTAGCAAAAAGCTCTTCAACTCCGGGCAAAACACAGCTTATTAACTTCTTTGCAACACAATGGAAAGCAAACTCGCAAGATTCCACACAAGAGGTTTTAAAACTTATGTTTGTAGATTTGCCCGGTTTTGGCTATGCAAAAGTTGCTAAAAGCCAAAAGGAATTATGGAATCGCAATTTAGTAGAATTTTTACGCAAAAGGGATTGTATTAGATTATTTGTGCATTTGGTAGATAGCAGACATCCAAGCTTAGAAATTGATGCCAATCTTGTTGCTTTTGTGGAACAATTTTTAAGGGGGGATCAACGCTTTGTGCAGGTTTTTACAAAGTTTGATAAGCTTAATGTTAATGAGCAAAACAAGCTAAAAGCTGCCTTTCCAAACGCTTTATTTTCAAGCTCTTTAAAAAAGCACAATACCCCTAAAATTGCGGATTTTATTGTAGCAAACACATTAGGATATGCCCTATGA